Proteins encoded by one window of Streptomyces sp. NBC_01477:
- a CDS encoding S1 family serine peptidase: protein MHVPIPARSHRRAVGGRRALIAAAALLPALAVPLAAPAAPAAANGVVVGGAPTTTDSEPWVVALSSRQRFGAGRSGQFCGGVAVGPRTVVTAAHCFGQEALGVTDWRKLPDLRVIAGRTDLSGSAGEEIPLSDVWVNPDFDAATNAGDVAVITLSQALPEGSVIPMAGPEDTAPYTAGTQAQVYGWGDTTGQGAYPQSLRTATVDVLADSVCEKAYPGNGDGTYLRASMVCAGMSEGGKDACQGDSGGPLVADGRLIGLVSWGTGCAEAAYPGVYTRVSAVSGLVAQHM from the coding sequence ATGCATGTCCCCATCCCCGCCCGCTCGCACCGTCGTGCCGTGGGCGGCCGCCGTGCACTGATAGCCGCGGCGGCCCTGCTGCCGGCGCTTGCCGTCCCCCTGGCGGCGCCCGCGGCCCCGGCCGCCGCCAACGGAGTCGTGGTCGGCGGTGCGCCCACCACGACGGACAGCGAGCCGTGGGTCGTGGCGCTCTCCAGCCGCCAGCGTTTCGGCGCCGGCCGATCGGGGCAGTTCTGCGGCGGTGTGGCGGTCGGGCCGCGTACGGTCGTCACCGCGGCACATTGCTTCGGCCAGGAGGCGCTGGGTGTCACCGACTGGCGCAAACTGCCGGATCTGCGGGTCATCGCCGGGCGTACGGACCTCAGCGGGTCGGCCGGTGAGGAAATACCGCTGTCCGACGTGTGGGTCAATCCCGATTTCGACGCCGCCACCAACGCCGGCGACGTCGCCGTGATCACGCTGTCACAGGCACTGCCGGAGGGCTCCGTCATCCCGATGGCCGGACCGGAGGACACCGCGCCCTATACGGCGGGGACCCAGGCGCAGGTCTACGGGTGGGGCGACACGACGGGGCAGGGAGCGTATCCGCAGTCGCTGCGCACGGCCACGGTCGACGTCCTGGCCGACTCGGTGTGCGAGAAGGCCTATCCGGGCAACGGTGACGGTACGTATCTGCGCGCATCCATGGTGTGCGCGGGGATGTCCGAAGGCGGGAAGGACGCCTGCCAGGGCGACAGTGGCGGGCCGCTGGTCGCGGACGGCCGGCTGATCGGCCTGGTCTCCTGGGGGACGGGCTGCGCCGAGGCGGCCTATCCCGGGGTGTACACGCGCGTCTCGGCGGTGTCGGGGCTGGTGGCCCAGCACATGTGA
- a CDS encoding tetratricopeptide repeat protein: MPDPTHQSAPAHLFLAGALRRDRRERLGTLLLPGPAHPAVRVIDANRRSGGPYTVAGALMRALVPAALIERPDLVATHQVEILTAAADLSGIVPATQETLTSLAVPTERTRFYARQRTLRIAHGLKEFLHDLLSAPGHGPCAVVVDDLDHADRTDAEFIAVLLRRMDPAVLTVVAGGTTGLLEPAAEVPAEPGTPLGEQLPTALRRYCRRVDCAPARSPARSPGEPRALAALYVAGDCRDDDLAMLAAYRDLAPDERQRLHDTRADELEAAEDPVTALGALPFHREHGSDPLGAGLAAMEQAMTTCVLHGFYDAVLDFCRRGRALTDWETTARRRWTFSTLLPTTLSALGRAEEAEAICDEARVHLRDPRVHMQVAYATAMLYTRHRAPDRRDHERATAWINTAIAISGLLPDARSRAFSTVFHHNGLALIEAHRGRPSEALELVTQGMAALDRELGEGEHSLHRSVLRHNRATVLTGMGRYEEALAEFRAVIDADPYYPEYHLDLGNLLQRMGRHEEAAAAYDTVTRLGPPFPELYYNRGDLRNGQGDEDGALADFNYVLELDPGFVDAYVNRAGLLLDRGETEAAEHDIRVGLELAPDSPLLLAALGRLHADRAEAESARAAYDRALSAAPDLVAALCGRAGLAFDAGEPDAALDDFGRAVEAAPHDPAIRYNRAFVLRSVGRWDEALADLEAAAAGTPDDPEVQEALEECRQRLAAA; this comes from the coding sequence ATGCCTGACCCGACGCACCAGTCGGCCCCCGCCCACCTCTTCCTGGCCGGAGCACTGCGGCGCGACCGGCGCGAGCGCCTCGGGACGCTGCTGCTGCCCGGCCCCGCGCATCCCGCGGTGCGGGTGATCGACGCGAACCGGCGGTCGGGCGGCCCGTACACGGTGGCCGGCGCGCTGATGCGCGCCCTGGTGCCGGCGGCGCTGATCGAGCGCCCGGATCTGGTCGCCACGCACCAGGTGGAGATCCTCACCGCCGCCGCCGACCTGAGCGGCATCGTTCCCGCCACCCAGGAGACGCTGACCTCGCTGGCGGTGCCGACCGAGCGAACCCGGTTCTACGCGCGGCAGCGGACGCTGCGCATCGCGCACGGTCTCAAGGAGTTCCTGCACGACCTGCTGTCCGCCCCGGGGCACGGACCCTGCGCCGTGGTCGTCGACGACCTCGACCACGCCGACCGCACCGACGCGGAGTTCATCGCGGTCCTGCTGCGCCGGATGGACCCGGCGGTGCTGACCGTGGTGGCCGGGGGCACCACCGGCCTGCTCGAACCGGCCGCGGAGGTGCCCGCCGAACCCGGAACCCCCCTGGGCGAGCAACTGCCCACTGCTCTCCGGCGGTACTGCCGCCGGGTGGACTGCGCCCCTGCCCGGTCCCCGGCCCGGTCGCCCGGGGAACCGCGCGCGCTCGCGGCGCTGTACGTGGCCGGCGACTGCCGGGACGACGACCTGGCGATGCTCGCGGCGTACCGTGACCTGGCACCGGACGAGCGGCAGCGCCTGCACGACACGCGCGCCGACGAACTGGAGGCGGCCGAAGACCCTGTTACGGCTTTGGGCGCCCTGCCGTTCCACCGCGAGCACGGCTCGGATCCGCTCGGCGCGGGCCTGGCGGCGATGGAGCAGGCGATGACCACCTGCGTGCTGCACGGCTTCTACGACGCGGTGCTGGACTTCTGCCGGCGGGGCAGGGCGCTGACCGACTGGGAAACCACCGCGCGCCGGCGCTGGACGTTCTCCACGCTGCTCCCCACCACGCTGTCCGCACTCGGCCGGGCTGAGGAGGCCGAGGCGATCTGCGACGAGGCCCGCGTCCACTTGCGCGACCCTCGCGTCCACATGCAGGTCGCGTACGCCACCGCCATGCTGTACACCCGCCACCGCGCGCCCGACCGCCGGGACCACGAGCGGGCGACGGCGTGGATCAACACCGCCATCGCCATCTCCGGTCTCCTGCCCGACGCCCGCAGCCGGGCTTTCAGCACCGTCTTCCACCACAACGGGCTGGCGCTGATCGAGGCTCACCGGGGACGCCCTTCGGAGGCGCTGGAACTCGTCACCCAGGGCATGGCCGCACTCGACCGCGAACTCGGCGAGGGCGAGCACAGCCTGCACCGCTCGGTGCTGCGCCACAACCGCGCCACCGTGCTGACGGGGATGGGACGCTACGAGGAGGCGCTCGCCGAATTCCGTGCGGTGATCGACGCGGACCCGTATTACCCCGAGTACCACCTCGACCTGGGCAACCTCCTCCAGCGGATGGGCCGTCACGAGGAGGCCGCCGCCGCCTACGACACCGTGACCCGGCTCGGTCCGCCCTTCCCCGAGCTGTACTACAACCGGGGCGACCTGCGGAACGGGCAGGGCGACGAGGACGGCGCGCTCGCCGATTTCAACTACGTGCTGGAACTCGATCCCGGGTTCGTGGACGCCTACGTCAACCGCGCGGGCCTGCTCCTGGACCGCGGTGAGACCGAAGCAGCCGAACACGACATCCGCGTGGGGCTGGAGTTGGCGCCGGACAGCCCGCTGCTGCTCGCCGCGCTGGGTCGGCTGCACGCCGACCGCGCGGAGGCGGAGAGCGCCCGGGCGGCCTACGACCGGGCGCTCTCCGCCGCCCCCGACCTGGTCGCCGCGCTGTGCGGCCGGGCCGGCCTCGCCTTCGACGCCGGGGAACCCGACGCCGCCCTTGACGACTTCGGCCGCGCGGTCGAGGCGGCACCCCACGACCCCGCCATCCGCTACAACCGCGCGTTCGTGCTGCGCAGCGTCGGCCGCTGGGACGAGGCGCTGGCCGACCTCGAAGCGGCGGCGGCCGGCACCCCCGACGATCCGGAGGTGCAGGAGGCGCTGGAGGAGTGCAGGCAGCGGCTCGCCGCCGCATGA
- a CDS encoding FadR/GntR family transcriptional regulator, with translation MSTLAHTMMTAARSADSGIAGPGELDRYSYADAPGGDRPGLGSWEGLDSDMTRVGRRAGGNRGRGLHGQLVQQLGQMIVSGDLGADRPLVPEEIGQRFEVSRTVVRESLRVLEAKGLVSARPNVGTRVRPVSDWNLLDPDIIEWRAFGPQRDEQRRELLELRWTIEPLAARLAAGHGREDVQQRLADMAEIMAHAAAQGDALTFTRADVEFHALLLQVAGNRMLEHLSGIVSSALHVSGGPVTGCERPGDASVGLHHRIVDALAGGDGGTAEAAMRQLLSAPSEQAAPADHVVPAPREH, from the coding sequence GTGAGTACCCTTGCGCACACCATGATGACCGCGGCTCGATCCGCCGACTCCGGCATCGCCGGCCCGGGCGAGCTGGACCGCTACTCGTATGCCGACGCCCCCGGTGGCGACCGTCCAGGGCTCGGCTCCTGGGAAGGCCTGGACTCGGACATGACCCGGGTGGGCCGCCGGGCCGGCGGCAACCGTGGCCGGGGACTGCACGGCCAACTCGTTCAGCAGCTCGGACAGATGATCGTCTCCGGCGACCTGGGCGCCGACCGCCCGCTGGTCCCCGAGGAGATCGGCCAGCGATTCGAGGTCTCCCGCACCGTGGTGCGCGAGTCCCTGCGGGTCCTTGAGGCCAAGGGCCTGGTCAGCGCCCGGCCCAATGTCGGCACCCGGGTCCGGCCGGTCAGCGACTGGAATCTGCTCGACCCCGACATCATCGAATGGCGCGCCTTCGGGCCGCAGCGCGACGAACAGCGCCGCGAGCTGCTCGAACTGCGCTGGACCATCGAACCGCTCGCCGCCCGGCTCGCCGCGGGCCACGGCCGCGAGGACGTGCAGCAGCGGCTGGCCGACATGGCCGAGATCATGGCGCACGCCGCCGCCCAGGGCGACGCGCTCACCTTTACGCGCGCGGACGTGGAATTCCACGCCCTGCTGCTCCAGGTCGCCGGCAACCGCATGCTGGAGCACCTGTCCGGCATCGTGTCGTCGGCGCTGCACGTCTCCGGCGGTCCGGTCACCGGCTGCGAGCGGCCCGGCGACGCCTCGGTGGGACTCCACCACCGGATCGTCGACGCGCTCGCCGGCGGAGACGGCGGCACGGCGGAGGCGGCGATGCGCCAGCTGCTCTCCGCTCCGTCGGAGCAGGCCGCTCCCGCCGACCACGTCGTCCCCGCCCCCCGAGAGCACTGA
- a CDS encoding cytochrome P450: MTTDVAISQAPGALPLLGHLLPLVRDPLKFLTSLPACGDLVHIRIGPMKALLVCDPGLTRHVLVNDRTFDKGGPAFDQGREVLGNGLPLCPHTDHRRQRRLVQPAFHPARLPAYARLMTEQTDTITGSWTDGQTIDAYTEMQNIVAQSLVATMFADTLNPTAITEVLEDLGAITDGIFRRMITPPRLNTLPTPGNRRYYQAQSRLRQTMARATADRRSAATGHDDLLSVLLGSPDSPEDGHDQNLSDAEIIDQLMAFFFAGIETAAATLAWALHALAQHPHIEEQLHAEADSVLAGAAATLDDVPRLEYTRRVLMESLRRYPPAWLVSRTTTTDTHLGTHPVRAGTAVFFSPYLIHHRTDQYDNPEQFDPDRWSSSRHLNPPDGSFIPFGGGARKCVGDQFGITEAVIILATIATRWRLEPLPGRPVRPTLALTLSPQRLHMRLRPRT, translated from the coding sequence ATGACAACGGACGTTGCGATCAGCCAGGCACCGGGAGCGCTGCCTCTCCTCGGCCACCTCCTGCCACTGGTACGCGACCCCCTGAAATTCCTCACCTCACTGCCCGCCTGCGGAGACCTGGTCCACATCCGAATCGGCCCCATGAAGGCCCTTCTGGTGTGCGACCCGGGACTGACCCGCCACGTCCTGGTCAACGACCGCACCTTCGACAAAGGCGGCCCGGCATTCGACCAGGGCAGGGAAGTCCTGGGCAACGGCCTGCCCCTCTGCCCCCATACCGACCACCGCCGCCAGCGACGGCTGGTCCAGCCCGCCTTCCACCCTGCCCGCCTGCCCGCGTACGCCCGCCTGATGACCGAACAGACCGACACCATCACCGGCTCGTGGACCGACGGCCAGACCATCGACGCCTATACCGAGATGCAGAACATCGTGGCCCAGAGCCTGGTGGCAACCATGTTCGCCGACACCCTCAACCCCACCGCCATCACCGAGGTACTGGAGGACCTCGGCGCCATCACGGACGGCATCTTCCGGCGCATGATCACACCACCGCGCCTGAACACGCTCCCCACCCCCGGCAACCGCCGCTACTACCAGGCCCAATCCCGCCTGCGCCAGACCATGGCCCGCGCCACCGCAGACCGCCGCTCCGCCGCCACCGGCCACGACGACCTGCTGTCCGTACTCCTCGGCAGCCCCGATTCCCCCGAAGACGGCCATGATCAGAACCTTTCCGACGCCGAGATCATCGACCAGCTGATGGCCTTCTTCTTCGCCGGCATCGAGACCGCGGCCGCCACCCTGGCATGGGCACTGCACGCACTCGCCCAGCATCCCCACATCGAAGAACAGCTCCACGCCGAGGCCGACAGCGTTCTCGCCGGCGCCGCAGCCACACTCGACGACGTGCCCAGGCTGGAATACACACGCCGCGTCCTCATGGAATCGCTGCGACGCTATCCGCCGGCCTGGCTTGTCAGCCGCACCACCACCACCGACACACACCTCGGCACGCACCCCGTCCGCGCCGGCACGGCCGTCTTCTTCAGCCCCTATCTCATCCACCACCGAACCGACCAGTACGACAACCCCGAGCAATTCGACCCCGACCGGTGGAGCAGCTCCCGCCACCTCAACCCACCGGACGGCTCCTTCATCCCGTTCGGCGGAGGCGCCCGCAAGTGCGTCGGCGACCAGTTCGGCATTACCGAAGCCGTCATCATCCTGGCCACGATCGCCACACGATGGCGCCTGGAACCCCTGCCCGGCCGCCCCGTCCGCCCCACCCTGGCCCTCACACTCAGCCCGCAACGGCTGCACATGCGCCTCAGGCCCCGCACATAG
- a CDS encoding WXG100 family type VII secretion target gives MTSRLKVELAALAELAGELSGQADSLEYLLTQLDAGMKRFEASWEGEARNRFGSVFAQWRQASTDLHKALSDMHHVTNTAHGNYHSAETANLRIWSGGR, from the coding sequence ATGACCTCGCGTCTGAAAGTGGAACTGGCCGCCTTGGCCGAGTTAGCCGGCGAACTGTCGGGCCAGGCGGACAGCCTGGAGTACCTGCTGACCCAGCTGGACGCGGGGATGAAGCGCTTCGAGGCCTCCTGGGAGGGTGAGGCGCGCAACCGATTCGGCTCGGTCTTCGCGCAGTGGCGGCAGGCGTCGACCGACCTGCACAAAGCCCTGAGCGACATGCACCACGTCACGAACACCGCGCACGGCAACTACCACAGCGCCGAGACGGCGAACCTGCGGATCTGGAGCGGCGGCAGGTGA
- a CDS encoding RNA polymerase sigma factor, which translates to MSASTSRTLPSEIAESESLMALIEQGKAQGQIAGDDVRRAFEADQIPATQWKNVLRSLNQVLDEEGVTLMVSAAEAPKRTRKSVAAKSPAKRTATKTVATKAAPAKKTVAPRATASEAAAEAETTVEPSVEAENPAAKKSPAKKTAARKTAAKKAPAKKVAAKKTAGSAGEDEAVEAEESLEDVAPGKAGEEETEKTESESFVLSDDDEDDAPAQQVAVAGATADPVKDYLKQIGKVPLLNAEQEVELAKRIEAGLFAEDKLAAADKLAPKLKRELEIIAEDGRWAKNHLLEANLRLVVSLAKRYTGRGMLFLDLIQEGNLGLIRAVEKFDYTKGFKFSTYATWWIRQAITRAMADQARTIRIPVHMVEVINKLARVQRQMLQDLGREPTPEELAKELDMTPEKVIEVQKYGREPISLHTPLGEDGDSEFGDLIEDSEAVVPADAVSFTLLQEQLHSVLDTLSEREAGVVSMRFGLTDGQPKTLDEIGKVYGVTRERIRQIESKTMSKLRHPSRSQVLRDYLD; encoded by the coding sequence GTGTCGGCCAGCACATCCCGTACGCTCCCGTCCGAGATCGCCGAGTCCGAGTCTCTGATGGCGCTCATCGAGCAGGGTAAGGCCCAGGGGCAGATCGCAGGCGACGATGTGCGTCGGGCGTTCGAAGCGGACCAGATTCCGGCAACCCAGTGGAAGAACGTTCTGCGCAGCCTCAACCAGGTCCTCGACGAGGAGGGTGTGACGCTGATGGTGAGTGCCGCTGAGGCGCCCAAGCGCACCCGTAAGAGCGTCGCAGCCAAGAGCCCGGCGAAGCGTACTGCCACCAAGACGGTCGCCACCAAGGCGGCCCCTGCCAAGAAGACCGTTGCGCCCAGGGCCACCGCTTCCGAGGCGGCAGCCGAGGCCGAGACCACGGTGGAGCCATCGGTGGAGGCGGAAAACCCAGCAGCCAAGAAGTCGCCCGCGAAGAAGACCGCCGCCAGGAAGACGGCCGCCAAGAAGGCCCCCGCGAAGAAGGTGGCGGCCAAGAAGACCGCCGGTTCCGCGGGCGAGGACGAGGCGGTCGAGGCGGAGGAGTCGCTCGAGGACGTCGCCCCCGGCAAGGCCGGCGAGGAAGAGACCGAGAAGACGGAGTCCGAGAGCTTCGTGCTCTCCGACGACGACGAGGACGACGCGCCCGCGCAGCAGGTCGCGGTCGCCGGCGCCACCGCCGACCCGGTCAAGGACTACCTCAAGCAGATCGGCAAGGTCCCGCTGCTCAATGCCGAGCAGGAGGTGGAGCTGGCCAAGCGCATCGAGGCGGGCCTCTTCGCCGAGGACAAGCTGGCGGCTGCCGACAAGCTCGCTCCCAAGCTCAAGCGCGAGCTGGAGATCATCGCCGAGGACGGGCGCTGGGCCAAGAACCACCTGCTGGAGGCCAACCTCCGGCTCGTCGTCTCGCTGGCCAAGCGCTACACCGGCCGCGGCATGCTCTTCCTGGACCTGATCCAGGAAGGCAACCTGGGCCTGATCCGTGCGGTCGAGAAATTCGACTACACGAAGGGTTTCAAGTTCTCCACGTACGCCACGTGGTGGATCCGCCAGGCGATCACCCGCGCGATGGCCGACCAGGCCCGCACTATCCGTATCCCGGTGCACATGGTCGAGGTCATCAACAAGCTGGCCAGGGTGCAGCGCCAGATGCTCCAGGACCTGGGCCGTGAGCCCACCCCGGAGGAGCTGGCCAAGGAACTCGACATGACCCCGGAGAAGGTCATCGAGGTCCAGAAGTACGGCCGTGAGCCGATCTCGCTGCACACCCCGCTCGGCGAGGACGGCGACAGCGAGTTCGGTGACCTGATCGAGGACTCCGAGGCGGTCGTGCCGGCGGACGCGGTGAGCTTCACGCTTCTGCAGGAGCAGCTGCACTCGGTGCTCGACACCCTGTCCGAGCGCGAGGCGGGCGTGGTCTCCATGCGCTTCGGCCTGACCGACGGGCAGCCCAAGACGCTGGACGAGATCGGCAAGGTGTACGGCGTCACGCGGGAGCGGATCCGGCAGATCGAGTCCAAGACGATGTCCAAGCTGCGTCACCCGTCGCGCTCGCAGGTGCTGCGCGACTACCTCGACTGA
- a CDS encoding DNA gyrase/topoisomerase IV subunit B produces the protein MTAETSVPSTALLTGADRDGSNYTARHLLVLEGLEAVRKRPGMYIGSTDSRGLMHCVWEIIDNSVDEALGGHCDHIEVILREDASIEVRDNGRGIPVDIEPKTGLSGVEVVMTKLHAGGKFGGGSYAASGGLHGVGASVVNALSARLDVEVDRSGHTHAISFRRGVPGSFSGAGPEAPFEPASGVTKAKKVPRTRTGTRVRYWADRQIFLKDAKLSLDTLHQRARQTAFLVPGLTIVVRDERGIESDKPVEDTFHFDGGISEFCEFLAPDKPICDVVRLTGTGTFKETVPVLDDRGHMTPTEVTRELGVDIALRWGTGYDTTTRSFVNIIATPKGGTHVTGFERSVTRTVNEALRSTKLLRVAEDDIVKDDAMEGLTAVVTVRLAEPQFEGQTKEVLGTSAANRIVSTVVAKELKEFLTSTKRDAKAQSRAVLEKAVAAARTRIAARQHKEAQRRKTALETSSLPAKLADCRSDDVDRSELFIVEGDSALGTAKLARNSEFQALLPIRGKILNTQKSSVSDMLKNAECGAIIQVIGAGSGRTFDIDQARYGKVIFLADADVDGAHIRCLLLTLFQRYMRPMVEEGRVFSAVPPLHRIELVQPKKGQDKYVYTYSDSELRQTLLDLQRRNVRYKDGIQRYKGLGEMDANQLAETTMDPRHRTLRRINISDIEAAEQAFDLLMGNEVAPRKEFITNSATTLDRSKIDV, from the coding sequence GTGACCGCCGAAACATCCGTGCCGTCCACCGCGCTGCTGACGGGCGCAGATCGCGACGGCTCCAATTACACCGCGCGGCACCTCCTCGTTCTCGAAGGGCTCGAGGCGGTTCGCAAGCGGCCCGGCATGTACATCGGCTCCACCGACAGTCGCGGTCTGATGCACTGCGTCTGGGAGATCATCGACAATTCGGTGGACGAGGCGCTGGGCGGCCACTGCGACCACATCGAGGTGATCCTCCGCGAGGACGCCTCCATCGAGGTCCGGGACAACGGCCGCGGGATCCCGGTGGACATCGAGCCCAAGACCGGCCTGTCGGGCGTCGAGGTCGTCATGACCAAGCTGCACGCCGGCGGCAAATTCGGCGGCGGCTCCTACGCGGCCTCCGGCGGCCTGCACGGCGTCGGCGCGTCGGTGGTCAACGCCCTGTCGGCCCGCCTGGACGTCGAGGTGGACAGGAGCGGGCACACCCACGCCATCAGCTTCCGCCGGGGGGTGCCCGGCTCGTTCAGCGGAGCGGGCCCCGAGGCGCCCTTCGAGCCCGCCAGCGGCGTCACGAAGGCCAAGAAGGTCCCGCGCACCCGCACCGGTACCCGGGTGCGGTATTGGGCCGACCGGCAGATCTTCCTCAAGGACGCGAAGCTCTCGCTGGACACGCTGCACCAGCGGGCCCGGCAGACCGCGTTCCTGGTGCCGGGCCTGACCATCGTGGTGCGCGACGAGCGCGGCATCGAGTCGGACAAGCCCGTCGAGGACACCTTCCACTTCGACGGCGGCATCAGCGAATTCTGCGAGTTCCTGGCCCCCGACAAGCCGATCTGCGACGTTGTGCGGCTCACCGGCACCGGCACGTTCAAGGAGACCGTGCCGGTCCTGGACGACCGCGGCCATATGACACCGACCGAGGTCACCCGGGAACTGGGCGTCGACATCGCGCTGCGCTGGGGCACCGGGTACGACACCACCACCAGGTCCTTCGTCAACATCATCGCCACGCCCAAGGGCGGCACCCATGTGACGGGCTTCGAGCGCTCCGTCACCAGGACGGTGAACGAAGCGCTGCGCTCGACGAAGCTGCTGCGGGTCGCCGAGGACGACATCGTCAAGGACGACGCCATGGAGGGGCTGACGGCCGTCGTCACCGTACGGCTGGCCGAGCCGCAGTTCGAGGGGCAGACCAAGGAGGTGCTGGGCACCTCGGCCGCCAACCGGATCGTGTCGACCGTGGTGGCCAAGGAGCTGAAGGAGTTCCTGACCTCCACCAAGCGGGACGCCAAGGCCCAGTCCCGCGCGGTGCTGGAGAAGGCCGTCGCCGCCGCAAGGACGCGGATCGCGGCCCGGCAGCACAAGGAGGCGCAGCGCAGGAAGACGGCGCTGGAGACCTCCTCGCTGCCGGCCAAGCTCGCCGACTGCCGCAGCGACGACGTCGACCGCAGCGAACTGTTCATCGTGGAGGGCGACTCGGCGCTCGGCACCGCCAAGCTGGCGCGCAATTCCGAGTTCCAGGCGCTGCTGCCGATCCGCGGCAAGATCCTCAACACCCAGAAGTCGTCGGTCTCCGACATGCTCAAGAACGCCGAGTGCGGCGCGATCATCCAGGTCATAGGAGCCGGCTCCGGGCGGACCTTCGACATCGACCAGGCGCGCTACGGCAAGGTGATCTTCCTGGCCGACGCCGACGTCGACGGCGCCCATATCCGCTGCCTGCTGCTCACCCTGTTCCAGCGCTACATGCGCCCGATGGTGGAGGAGGGCCGGGTCTTCTCCGCAGTCCCCCCGCTGCACCGGATCGAGCTGGTCCAGCCCAAGAAGGGCCAGGACAAGTACGTCTACACCTACTCCGACAGCGAACTGCGCCAGACCCTGCTCGACCTCCAGCGCCGCAACGTCCGCTACAAGGACGGCATCCAGCGCTACAAGGGCCTCGGCGAGATGGACGCCAACCAGCTGGCCGAAACGACGATGGACCCCCGCCACCGCACCCTCCGCCGCATCAACATCAGCGACATCGAGGCCGCCGAGCAGGCCTTCGACCTCCTGATGGGCAACGAGGTCGCGCCGCGCAAGGAGTTCATCACCAACTCCGCCACGACGCTCGACCGCTCGAAAATCGACGTCTGA
- a CDS encoding WXG100 family type VII secretion target, giving the protein MAEPLLRLTADDLTGLANNMNEAEGLLEALERRLSAMADTAEACWMSDAASEYHDIHRRVAGDTGTVRRTLAFVREAVELSRDGFSAQDLETLDDFRKLHVDPPVSPPHSKVADL; this is encoded by the coding sequence ATGGCGGAGCCGTTGCTGAGGCTCACGGCGGACGATCTGACAGGCCTTGCGAACAACATGAACGAGGCCGAGGGGCTGCTGGAGGCGCTGGAGCGTCGGCTGAGCGCGATGGCCGACACTGCGGAGGCCTGCTGGATGAGCGATGCCGCGTCGGAGTACCACGACATCCACCGGCGTGTGGCCGGTGACACCGGGACGGTGCGGCGGACGTTGGCCTTCGTCAGGGAGGCGGTCGAACTGAGCCGCGACGGGTTCAGTGCGCAGGATCTGGAAACGCTGGACGACTTCCGCAAACTGCACGTGGACCCGCCGGTGTCGCCGCCGCACAGCAAGGTGGCGGATCTCTGA
- a CDS encoding helix-turn-helix domain-containing protein codes for MLPPGATPAVPPHVPSAVAQPKGGAALRGEGGAVLPAQRRLGLTLYRLRLEHELSLRALARLLGYSAHSVFVDVERGQRLPSEALVSAYERAFGLPQDSLLNLRRQALAERAERLTDALSRALESASAVPLAVPPAAPASHWRSRTVRLASALVRLQTAVLSLARARGGTGSRPRR; via the coding sequence GTGCTCCCACCCGGGGCGACACCCGCCGTCCCTCCTCACGTCCCGTCCGCGGTCGCGCAGCCGAAGGGCGGCGCCGCCCTGCGCGGGGAGGGCGGCGCCGTCCTCCCCGCGCAGCGCCGCCTCGGCCTCACGCTCTACCGCCTCCGGCTGGAACACGAACTATCGCTACGCGCACTGGCCCGGCTGCTCGGCTACAGCGCCCACAGCGTCTTCGTGGACGTCGAGCGGGGGCAGCGGCTGCCCTCCGAAGCGCTGGTAAGCGCCTACGAGCGTGCCTTCGGCCTGCCGCAGGACTCGCTGCTGAACCTGCGCCGACAGGCGCTGGCCGAGCGGGCGGAGCGCCTGACCGACGCGCTGTCCCGCGCACTGGAGTCAGCGTCCGCTGTACCGCTCGCCGTACCGCCTGCTGCGCCCGCCTCCCACTGGCGCAGCAGGACCGTCCGCCTCGCGTCGGCCCTTGTCCGGCTGCAGACCGCCGTGCTCAGTCTCGCCCGCGCCCGGGGCGGGACCGGTTCCCGCCCCCGACGGTAG
- a CDS encoding DUF7455 domain-containing protein — MTTVLTPASPLTAADRCDRCGAQAYLRVVLISGGELLFCAHHGRKFEPELKKIAAEIQDETGRLTDPPAPAGDDER, encoded by the coding sequence GTGACTACTGTTCTGACCCCCGCGAGTCCGCTGACGGCGGCAGACCGCTGCGACCGTTGCGGCGCTCAGGCCTACCTGCGTGTCGTGCTCATCAGTGGCGGTGAACTGCTCTTCTGCGCACACCACGGCCGCAAGTTCGAGCCTGAACTCAAGAAGATCGCTGCGGAAATACAGGACGAGACCGGACGGCTCACCGACCCCCCTGCGCCGGCGGGAGACGACGAGCGCTGA